From the genome of Rhizobium binae, one region includes:
- a CDS encoding branched-chain amino acid ABC transporter permease: protein MIELFLNGLFVGALYALFGLGLAVTFGLMQQINLAHGDMIIFSAYLAWFAGQAFGLHPLVALPIVALLMFALGYVLQRVVLNRTIGRGPMPPLLVTFGLSIVLQNLMQMGFSADTRSLQPGSIGSASLPLGSFSIGVMPLFFFLFACLAFAATWLAFSKTSFGRAVRATSDDHRTAKLMGIETGHIFSLALALSLSVSAIAAIFLGMRSTFAPAAGVERMLFAFEAVILGGLGSIWGTFFGGLALGLAQAVGIAIAPTFGPLAGHLVFLAVLILRPEGMFARGASR, encoded by the coding sequence ATGATTGAGCTATTTCTGAATGGCCTGTTCGTCGGAGCGCTCTACGCGCTGTTCGGGCTGGGATTGGCCGTCACCTTCGGTCTGATGCAGCAGATCAACCTTGCCCATGGCGACATGATCATCTTCTCGGCCTATCTGGCATGGTTTGCCGGTCAGGCCTTCGGCCTTCATCCGCTGGTGGCCCTTCCGATCGTCGCCCTCCTGATGTTCGCACTCGGCTATGTTCTCCAGCGTGTCGTGCTCAACAGGACGATCGGCCGAGGGCCGATGCCGCCCCTGCTTGTCACGTTCGGTCTCTCGATCGTTTTGCAGAACCTCATGCAGATGGGCTTCAGCGCCGATACCCGCAGCCTTCAGCCAGGTAGCATCGGCTCCGCATCGCTCCCGCTCGGTTCTTTCTCGATCGGGGTGATGCCGCTTTTCTTCTTTCTGTTCGCTTGCCTGGCTTTCGCCGCCACGTGGCTCGCATTTTCCAAAACCAGCTTCGGCCGAGCGGTAAGGGCGACATCCGACGACCACCGCACGGCAAAGCTCATGGGCATAGAGACCGGGCACATCTTCTCGCTGGCGCTCGCGCTTTCGCTGTCCGTCTCCGCCATCGCGGCGATCTTTCTCGGAATGCGGTCGACCTTTGCTCCCGCCGCAGGGGTGGAGCGGATGCTGTTCGCATTCGAGGCGGTTATCCTCGGCGGTCTGGGATCGATCTGGGGCACCTTCTTCGGCGGCCTCGCGCTCGGCCTGGCTCAAGCCGTCGGGATCGCGATAGCGCCGACATTCGGACCCCTCGCCGGGCACCTGGTTTTTCTGGCCGTGCTCATCCTCCGGCCTGAAGGCATGTTCGCCAGAGGTGCATCCAGATGA
- a CDS encoding ABC transporter ATP-binding protein, translating to MLSIRDLEASYGSMSVLFGVGLDVAAGETLSLIGSNGSGKSTLFSAITGLLRPTAGEIELDGLAMIGKSTSAIVDHGIVMVPEGRKLFPSLSVEENLLLGAYCKRPGEWSLDRVLDTFPVLKDLRRRPSQALSGGQQQLVAVGRALMANPKILLCDELSLGLSPSAVEVVYAGLQKVKETKVSLVLVEQDIARALKESDRFACMRHGRIVLQGKSLNADRTEISNAYFGGSHD from the coding sequence ATGCTGAGCATTCGTGATCTGGAAGCGAGCTATGGCTCGATGTCGGTATTGTTCGGTGTAGGCCTCGACGTTGCGGCCGGTGAGACTCTCTCTCTGATCGGCTCGAACGGCTCCGGCAAATCGACGCTGTTCAGCGCGATCACCGGGCTGTTGAGACCGACGGCCGGAGAGATCGAGCTCGATGGGCTCGCCATGATCGGAAAGTCCACCTCTGCGATCGTCGATCACGGAATAGTCATGGTGCCGGAAGGCCGGAAACTTTTCCCGAGCCTGTCGGTCGAGGAGAATTTGCTTCTGGGCGCCTATTGCAAGAGGCCGGGCGAATGGTCGCTCGACCGGGTGCTGGATACGTTTCCCGTTCTGAAAGACCTGCGCCGGCGACCCTCCCAAGCTTTGTCCGGCGGCCAGCAGCAGCTCGTCGCGGTCGGTCGCGCCTTGATGGCAAACCCGAAAATCCTGCTCTGCGACGAGCTGTCGCTCGGACTTTCACCCTCGGCGGTCGAGGTGGTCTACGCGGGGCTCCAGAAGGTCAAGGAGACGAAGGTGTCGCTGGTGCTCGTCGAACAGGACATCGCCCGGGCACTCAAGGAAAGCGATCGGTTTGCATGTATGCGGCATGGCCGCATCGTTCTGCAAGGTAAGTCCCTGAACGCCGACCGCACCGAAATTTCAAACGCGTATTTCGGAGGCTCGCATGATTGA
- a CDS encoding ABC transporter ATP-binding protein, producing MSDARESMMPSPNRSLAVENISKSYGGGLPVLKDLTLEVLPGELLGVIGPNGSGKTTLFGVIAGQLSPNSGTVLVNGIDVTGLSASERARKGIGRTFQVPQSFSNMSVFENLLVGARYAGDLSHEAATLAVHGIMERTGFHGRGHLRAGDLPLLDRKRLELARALATNPSLLLLDEIAGGLTDNEAAEIAELVKEVNRQGIAVIWIEHLVHILTSAVSRIVVLGEGKIIADGEPHATMAEPAVRKIYLGMEPDLDAEHS from the coding sequence ATGAGTGACGCGCGTGAGAGCATGATGCCCTCGCCGAATAGGTCTCTCGCCGTCGAAAACATCAGCAAGTCGTACGGCGGCGGACTTCCGGTGCTCAAGGATTTGACACTGGAAGTCCTTCCCGGCGAATTGTTGGGTGTCATCGGACCTAATGGCTCGGGCAAGACGACCCTGTTCGGCGTTATCGCCGGACAGCTTTCGCCCAATTCCGGCACGGTACTCGTCAACGGCATAGACGTTACCGGGCTTTCCGCATCCGAAAGGGCGCGCAAGGGCATCGGGCGCACCTTTCAGGTTCCGCAGTCCTTCTCGAACATGTCCGTGTTCGAGAATCTTCTCGTCGGCGCGCGTTATGCGGGCGACCTGAGCCACGAAGCGGCGACGCTCGCCGTCCACGGCATCATGGAGCGAACGGGTTTTCATGGACGCGGCCATCTGCGCGCAGGGGACCTGCCGCTGCTCGACAGGAAGCGGTTGGAACTGGCGCGGGCATTGGCGACGAACCCTTCGCTTCTTCTCCTTGATGAGATCGCCGGAGGACTGACGGACAATGAGGCCGCGGAGATTGCCGAACTCGTGAAGGAGGTTAACCGCCAGGGGATCGCAGTGATCTGGATCGAACACCTCGTTCATATCCTCACCTCCGCCGTCTCGCGCATCGTCGTCCTTGGCGAAGGCAAGATCATCGCCGACGGGGAACCGCACGCGACGATGGCAGAGCCGGCGGTGCGGAAAATATACCTTGGGATGGAGCCCGATCTAGATGCTGAGCATTCGTGA